The genomic segment CATGCTCCTGCTCGCCTCGATGGTCGCGATCGGCTTTGCGACCGATCCGCTCAACACCCTGACGCCCGCGCTCGTGGCGCTCTCGGACGAGCCGAGCTCGCTCGTCGGGCTCACGGTGGCGGCGTTCGGGGTCGGCGCCGTCGGTGTCGCGCTGGGAGTCGAACGGGTCCGCACGCTGCTCGGCCGCGAGCGCTCGGGCATCGTCGGGCTCGCTGTGCTCGCGACCGGCATCGCGGCGCTCTCGCTCGCATCCGCGCCGGGCGCGACGCTCGGGTCGGCGGCGCTCGCCGGCGGCGGATTCATCGTCGCCGTCACCTCGGTCACCGCCCAGCTCCAGCGGCTCGTGCCCGACGAGCTCCGCGGTCGCGTGATGGCCCTTTGGGGTGTCGCGTTCCTCGGCACCCGGCCGCTTTCGGCGACGATCGACGGTGCCCTCGCCGACCTGATCTCGGCGCGCTTCGCGGGCCTCGCGATGGCCGCGATCGCGGCGGCGGCGGCGATCGCGCTCGCGGTCGTCCGCTCTCGCAAGCCGGCGCGCCGGTTTCGGTTCGAGGCGTCGCGGGCAGAGCAGGGTTAGCTGGCCTGATGCGCGCAACGAATCTCTTCGATCCTCGGAGGCCGAGCGAGAGCCATGACTGACTCGACGGAAAAGCCGAGCGAGGCTGGCCCCGGTCCGATCCACACTCCGCGTCAGTCCCCCGAGGCTCCGCCCGCGGCCGAGGCCGGGGATGCGGGCACCCATACGACGCCGACGGGCGGTGCCCCGCGCAACGAGGAGCCGGGCGGCGGTGCGAAGGCCGCCCGCGCCGCCGCGAGCGCGGCCGAGCGCGTCGGAGCGACGGTCGAGCGTGGTCTCGTGGCCGGCTGGCGCGAGCTCGCCGACCGCCGTGGCCTGCGGACCGCGCTCGTCGGCGCGACCCTTCTGATCGCCGCCCTCATCCTCGGCGGCGACTCGGCGCTGACAGTCCCGTTCCTCGTGCTGGGAATCGTGCTGCTGATCCTCGGCGTCATGGGCCCGCGGCTCTCGGGTCATTTCTCGGTCGAGTTCGGCAGCGACGGCACGCGGATCGACCTGCGCACCGACATCGCGGCCCCGGGCACCACCGCGCCGTCCATCCGCGGCGAGCTCCGAGAGGCCGAACGCGACATCGAGCGGCTCTCCGAGCGCGTCTCGGACGCCGAGGTCGTCGAGGGTCAGGGCGAGACGATCGAGATCGACGTGTCCGAGCTCCGCAGCCTGATGGCGGCTGCTGAGTCGAAGGGCGAGCCGGGCAGCCGGACGAGCCCGACATCACTCGCCGACCGGCGCGCGGGCTAGCGCCGCCGCCGCGCCGGCACCGACTCGGCCGCGGCGGGCGCCGAGGGTCCCGCCGGCCTCTGGGCCATTCGTCCACCGGTCGGGCGGACGGCTGTATGACCTCGGTTGATCGTGGTGGCGCTCCGTCCGACAGGTCGTCAGGAAACGAAAACCGAGCTCACCACCAAAGGGGGCGGTGAGACACGAGGAGCCAAGGAGGTGCTGCGCATGCGCGGCATCAAGAAGGCCCCCCGTCTGACGGCCCTCATGGCGTGCGCGACGATCTCGTTGCTCGCGCCCTCGGTCGCTGACGCGGCGGTCAGCAAGTACGCACCCGACCAGAACGCCCGTGACTTCCAAGGAAGCGCGGGTGGCTGGACGTCGTCCTCCGACCCAGATCCCCTCTGCATCCTGCCCGGCGCGATCTGCCCGGCGATCTCCGGCGGCCGCGAGGCCGACGGTGGCGCCGGCGGTGGTGGCTACATGGCGACGAACATCGACACGACGCTGCTCAACACCGTCCTCGCGACGAACACAGGTGTCCTGAGCAGCCCGGGGTTCACGTACAGGGGCGCCAAGGGCAAGCAACCTCAGCAGCTCAACTTGCGGCTGAAGCGCAAGAGCGAGCTCGCTGATCTGCTCGCGATCCCGGGCAACTCGGCCGAGCTGAGCGTCAGCCTCGTCCCGGCCGGTGGCGGGGCAGTCGTGGAGGCGATCGAGCCGCGGCCGATCGGAGCGCAGGCCGCGTGGTCGCCGGTCGGAGCGAAGCTCGCGCCGGGTGAGCTCGAGGTCGGAAAGCGCTACCGGATCGAGATCGCGTCGCGGTTCACCACGATCGCGTCACTGCTGCCGAGCGGTTCGGTCGGCTACGACGACGTCGTCCTGAGCGCGCGTCGCAAGGGCTCACGCGGCGGCGGTGCAAACCCCGGCAAGCAGATCGCCAACGGCATCGGCAAGACGATCAAGATCAAGGGCAACAAGGCTCGCGTGCGGGTCGCCTGCCCGCGCTCGGCCAAGCCCGGGAAGTGCCGTCTGAAGGTCTCGGGCCTGCAGAAGCGCAAGGGGCCGAAGGTCACGAACACCAAACGGGTGAACCTGGCCGCCGGCCAGCGGAAAGTCGTCCGGCTCAAGGTCGTGCGCAAGCGTCGCGCCATCGCCAGGCGCGGCCGGATGTTCGTCAAGGTCCGCTACCGGATGCCCGGAGCTCGCGGCAAGGTCGTGAAGCCGGTTCGCGTCCGCGCCAAGCGCTGAGGCGAGGTGTCAGAGCGGGTCCCGCGACCTCGTGTCGCGGGACCCGCGACGGCACTAAAGACGGCGGCGGATCGTGTCGATCCAGGGTGGCGAGATGGCACCGTCGACCGCCACCGCGCCGCGTTCGGGATCCGTCCGTCCGGCCCAGGGGTTCGCCGCGATCGCCTCGCGCGTCCTCGAGGTCCTCGAGCAACAGCTTCCCGGCAGCCTCTTCTACGTCAGCCAGTTCGACCGCGAGACCGACGAGCTCCGCTACGTCGACGCGCGCGGCGGCGAGGCGATCGGCATCGCGGCGGGCGAGTCGATCACGCTCAGCGAGAGCTTCTGCGTCCGCATGGCCGACGGCGGCGCGCCCAACCTCGCCAACCGCACCCAGGAGGACTCGCCCTACGCCGAGCTCGAGATCGCCTCGATCGTCGGCAGCTACCTGGGCGTCGCGCTGCGAAGCGACGACGGGCCCGCGATCGGCTCGCTGTGTGCGGTCGCCGACGAGCGCGACGCGTTCAGCGAGTCCGACCTCGAGCTGATCTCGCTCCTCGGGCGCCTGCTCGAGCGCGAACTGGAGCGCGAGGCCGTCCTCCAGGGACCGGTGCTGGTCGAGACCGCGCTCCGCGAGGCGGCGAGCACGGACGCGCTCACCGGGGTCGGCAACCGGCGCCGGCTCGAGGTGGCGCTCGCGCACGAGCTGGGCGAGGTGGCCACCGACCGTCGCCGGACCGCGACGCTGATGCTGATCGACCTCGACCGGCTGAAGCCGATCAACGACACGTACGGACACAGGGCGGGCGACGCGGTTCTGCGCGCCTTCGGCCAGGCCCTGCATCGCACCGCGCGAGAGACCGACGTCGTCGCTCGGATCGGCGGCGACGAGTTCGCCGCCCTGCTGCGCGGCGCCTCGGTGGATACGCCCTGCGTCGACTTCGCGGCGCGACTCGAGGAGAGCCTCCGCGAGGCCGGGCCGGAGGGCGGGCCGATCGAGTTCTCGTGGGGCTGCTCGAGCCTCCGCGACCACACGCTTCCCGCCGGCGTGCTCGACGAGGCGGACGCGCGGATGTACGAGCACAAACGCTCACGCCGGCGCGCCGGCGCCCGCGACTGAGTGGCTCCCTCCGGGGCCTAAGGGGTCCGTGGTTGCGGCTAAGGGGTCGGCCGCCCGAGATATGGGCATCCGCCCGTTTCCGGTCCGCCGCCTCAGCCGTAGCTTCGTGTGTGTCCCGATCGACGCACGAGGAGCACACCATGGACACGAGGATCGAAGCGAGCATCCAGGCCACCCGGATAGCCGAGATGCACGAGCGGGCGGCACGCTCGCGGCTCACCGCCGAAGGCGCAGAGGACGTCGCACGCGGGCGCGCTGGGCACGGGCTCCTCGTCTCCCTGGGTGGATACTTCCGGCGTGGCGCGCATGGCATCGGCCGGCTTCATCGGACGGGCTGAGGAGCTCGGCGAGCTCGACGCCGGTCTCGATGCCGCTGAGCGTGGCGAGGCCGGCGTGACCGTGCTCGCCGGCGACTCGGGCGTCGGAAAGACGCGCCTGATCGGGGAGGTCGAGCGCCGCGCCGCGGAGCGCGGATTCCGCGTGCTCGAGGGCGAATGCGTCGACCTCGGCTCCGACCAGCTCCCATATGCCCCGCTCGCCGCAGCGCTGCGACCGCTGGTGCGCTCGGCCGACCCGGTGCTCGGCGAGCTCCCGGACTCCGCGCGCGCCGAGCTCGCGGCGATCGCGCCCGGGCTCGCCGGCGGCACACGACCCGGCCCCGGGGACGGGCAGGCGGCGCAGCTGCGGCTGTTCGAGGCGGTGCTGACACTGTTGTCGCGAATCGGCGAACAGCAGCCGGTGCTGCTCGTGATCGAGGACACGCACTGGGCCGATCGCTCGACGCGGGGTTTCGCGGTCTTCCTCAGCCGTGCGCTTCGCGACGAGCGCGTCCACGCGATCCTCAGCCTGCGCTCCGACGAGCTCGGCCGCCGCCATCCCCTCCGCCCCGCGCTCGCCCAGATCGAACGCGCGCAGCTGACACGCCGGATCGACCTGCGGCCGTTCGACCGCGAGGAGCTCGCCGCGCAGGTCGTCGCGATCGGCGGCGCCGAACCGCGGCCACACGTGCTCGACGCCCTCTTCGCGCGCAGTGAGGGCAACGCGCTGTTCGCGGAGGAGCTGATCGCGTCGGGCGCCGAAGCCGGCGGCCCGCTTCCCTCGACGCTCCGCGACGCGATGCTGCTGCGCTTCGAGTCGCTCTCACCCCGGGCGCGAGCGGCGATCGACATGCTCGCGATCGCCGGGAGCGCCGACGACGAGTTGCTCGCCCTGGCAACCGGGATCGATGTCGAGGTCCTCAGGGACGGCTTGCGTGAGGGCCTCGAGGCGAATGTCCTGACGCGCGACTCGGAGAACCGGATCGGCTTTCGCCATGCGCTGCTGCGCGAGGTCGTGCTCGATGAGCTGCTACCCGGCGAGCGCTCGGAGTCCCACCTCGCGCTCGCCCGCGCGCTCGAGGCCACCGAGCCCGGCGACGTCGCGTCGTGTACGTCGATCGCGCACCACTTCCACGCTGCGGGAGCACAGCGCGAGGCCTTCACGAGCTCGCTCGAGGCCGCGCGACTCGCCGAGGAGGTCGCCGCGTTCGGCGAGGCCGGCTCGCTGTATGAGCGCGCGCTCTCGCTGTGGCCGCGGATCGACGATGCCGAGTCGCTGGCGGGTGCTGACCTCGCCGAGCTCGAGCTTCGCGCCCACCGCTCGTTCTACGGCGCCGGCGAGGACTCGCGGTCGCTGCCGCTGCTCCGCCAGGCAATCGACAGGCTCGATCCCGAGACCGACCGCATGCGGCTTGCGATCGCGTTGGGCGAGCTCGCCTACACGCTCTGGGCGCGCGGTCATGCCGAGGAGAGCCGCGCGAACCTCGACCGCGCGCTCGATCTCGCCGGGCCCGAGCCGGGACCCGTCCGAGCGAGGCTGCTCTCCTACCGCCTGCGCCAGCACCTGCTCCAGGGCCGTCTGCGCCATGCGATCGAGATCGGCGACGAGGCGCTTCGCACCGCCGAGGCCTCCGGCGAGAACTCGCTGCGACCCTTCATTCTCGCGAGGCTCGGCTCGGCCCTGTTCGCGGTCGGACGATTCAACGAGGGGCGCGCGGCGTTCGAAGAGGCGCAAGAGCTGGGCGCGGCCGACCCCCTGCTCGAAGGCGTCGCGGCGGCGTATGCGAACTACGCCGACTCGCTCATGCTCGCCGGGCGCACGCGCGAGGCCGTCGAGGTGATCGAGGCGGGCCACACCGCGCTGGCGCACGCGAGCCGCGGGTTTCGCTGGATCGGGATCGTGCGCTCGGAGATGCTCTTCGGGGCGGGTCGCTGGGACGAGGCGGAGGCGGCGCTGCCGAAGACCTACGGCACGGATGGGGTCGCCTGGCTCCTGCGCCGGGCCGAGATGGCGCTCGGCCGCGGCGACGAACCGCGGGCGGCGGAAGCGCTCGCGGAGGCGCGGGAGCGGCTCGCCGACGCGCTCGAGCCCCAGTACCTCGCGACGCAGGTGATCCTGTCGGTCGACCTCGAGGTCCATCGGCGCGACCACGCGGCGGCGCGGGCGCTGATCGAGGAGGGCCTCGACCGGATCGAGTACTGCTCAGAGGACATCGCACGGCTCGGCCAGGTCGCAGCGGCGGGCGTCTCCGTCGAGGCCGGCGCGGCCCGCCACGCGCGCGACGTCGGCGACGCGGACGCCGAGCGCCGCGCTCGCGAGGGCGCCGACCGCTTCATGGCGCGCGTCGAGGCGGCCGCCGATGACGCGGTCAGCCCGCTCGAGGCGGCCGTAGCCGCCCATGCCCGGGCCGACCACGCCCGCGCCCACGCGCGCGCGGACGAGGCCGAGCTGCGCCGCCTCGCAGCCGAGCGCTGGCGCGATCTCGAACGCCCATACGAGGAGGCGACGACGCTTTGGAAGGCGGCCGAGGCGGCGCTCGATCGCGGCGAGCGCGGCGCGGCCGCTCGCGACGCGTCGCGAGCGCTCGAGATCGCGCGAGGGCTCGGGTCGCGCTGGCTCGTCGATGAGACCGAGGGCCTGATCGCCCGCGGGAGGCTGAGCGCCCCCGCGGAGGCCGCGAACGGGTCCGCCGCGCCCGACGAGCGCCCGTTCGGCCTCACCGCGCGCGAGGCCCAGGTCCTCGAGCGCGTCGCTCGCGGTGAGACCAATCGCGAGATCGCCTCCGAGCTCTACATGGCCGAGAAGACCGCGAGCGTGCACGTCTCGCGGATCCTGTCGAAGCTCGGGGTGCGCTCGCGGACCGAGGCGGCGGCGGTGGCCCACCGCCAGGGGCTCACCGGCTAGCCGGCCTCAGCGCCTCGCCTCAGGCGGGCTCGGGACGCTTGCCGATCAGCATCTCGACGCCGCCCAGCTGGAGCGTCAGCGATCCGTCGGAGTGCGCGATCGCATCGGTGAACACCTCACGGTCGAGCGAGATCGAGCCGACCTCCTCGCCGCCCTCGATCCGTACGTAGATCGACTCGAGGGCGCCCGCCGAGCGGTCGCCGATCGGCCGGCCTTCGATCAGCGTGCCGCCGAACGTGGCGACGAGATGCGGGCGCCCGCCGGCGTCGAAGATCGAGACCTCGACCCGGCGACCGATCAGGCCGAGCAGAGCGGTGAGCGCCTCGTCGAATGTCACGGGCGCCATTGTGCCCGAGCGCGGAGCATCGTGGCGCGTGCGTCCGCCCGGACGGCTCGCTGGCCGGGCGGCTCGTTAGCTTGCCGCCCGTGGAGGCCGCGAAGGGCAAGCAGGCGCTCGACGGCCCGACCCGTCTCGCGCTCATGGCGATGGCGCTGGTCGTCTTCGTGATCGCCAACGACTTCACGGCCCTCAGCGTCGCGTTGCCCGAGATCGAACGTGACCTCGGCTCGAACATCTCCTCGGTGCAGTGGGTCATCAACGCCTACGCGCTCGTCTTCGGCGTCCTCATCGTCACCGGGGGACGGCTCGCCGACATGCTCGGGCGACGGCGGATGCTGTTCGTCGGCTGCGCCCTGTTCGCGGGCGGATCGATCGTCGCCGGCGCCGCGCCGAGCGTCTCGGTCCTGATCGCCGCCCGCGCCGTCATGGCCGTCGGCGGCGCGCTGATCTGGCCGGCGACCGTCGGGCTCACCTTCTCGATCCTGCCGGCGGCCATGGCCGGGCTGGCGGGCGGGCTCATACTCGGGGTCAGCGGGATCGGCAACGCCTTCGGCCCGATCCTCGGCGGCTTCCTCACCGACACGCTGAGCTGGCGCTGGGTGCTGTTCCTGAACGTCCCGATCGCCGCGGCGGCCGTCCTCGTCACGCGCGCGACGGTCAAGCCCGAACCACCGAGCGACCGCGGAGAGCGACTCGACCTGGCCGGCGTCGCGACGCTGTCGCTCGCGCTCGTCGCGTTGATGCTCGCGCTCGACGAGTCCGACGATCTCGGCTGGGGCAGCCCCGCCGTGATCGCGCTGCTCGCCACCTTCGTCGTCGCGCTCCCGGCCTTCGTGTGGTTGCAGCGGCGCGGCGGCGAGCGCGCCCTCGTCCCGCCCGCGGTGTTCGCCAACCGTCGCTTCGCCTTCGCCTGCGTCGCGACCCTGCTCGCCTCGGGCGCGTTCTTCTCGATCGTCCTCTACGCGCCGCAGTTCATGCAGAAGGTGCTCGGCTTCTCGCCGCTCGACAGCGGTCTCGGCTTCCTTCCGCTGATGCTCTGCTTCGCCGGCGGCTCGTTCGCCGGCGGACCGCTCTACCAGCGACTCGGAGCGCGCCCGCTGTTGCTCGGCGGGTCGGCGATGATCCCGGTCGGCTGCTTCCTCGTCAGCCTCGTCGACGCCGGCTCGGAGTACCTCGCCCTCGTGCCCGGGATGGTCGTCTTCGGGATCGGCGCCGGGTTCTTCTACTCGACGCTCACGACCGCCGCCGTGACGACGCTCGACCCTTCGCGCTCGAGCCTCGCGGGCGGGATCATGTTCATGTTCCAGCTCGTCGGCGGCTCGCTGGGGATCGGGCTCACGACGGCCGTGTTCACGGCGTCGAGCGCCGCGGCGGGCGGCTCGGCGGTCGACGCCTTCGCGACCGGGATGTCGGACGGCCTGCGGGTCAGCGCCGCGATCGCATGCGTCGCGATCGCAGCCGTCTGGGTCGTCATCCGGCCCGGCCCGGCGGGCGCCCGGGACGAGGGCCTCCGACCCGCAGGCTGAACGAGCGCCTTGCACACGCCGAGCGACCATCCGGTGGTCCGTGCCGTCCGCGACGGCGACCCCGGCGCGCGCGTCGCGCTGGTGATCGAGGGCGGCGGGATGCGCGGCGCCGTCTCCGGTGGCATGGCCGCGGCGCTCGACGAGCTCGGTCTCACCGGCCGCTTCGCCTCGGCGTTCGGCTCGTCGGCGGGCTCGCTCAACGCGATGTGGCTTGATCTCGGGCCGGATCGACGACGGTGCGCGGACCTGGGTCGACCCCGAGCTCAACCGCGAGCTGATCGACCGGCGGCGGGCACTACGCGGCGGTCCTCTGGTCGACATGCGCCGTCTCGTCGAGGAGGTCTACGAACGGGTCTCCCCCGGTCTGTTCGCCGCAGTACTCGCGAGCCCGACCGAGCTTCACCCGCTCGCGACCGACGCGGATCGCGGAGTCTGCGTCGACCTGCACGACCAGATCCGAGACGAGCGCACGCTGCGACTGGCGCTGCGGGCCTCCGCGGCCCTCCCCTTCGCGGCCGGCGGCCCCGTCGCGCTCGGCGGCCGGCGCTATCTCGACGCCGGCCTCACGGCGGCGATCCCGTTTCGCTCGGCGCTCGAATCGGGAGCGACGCACGTGCTCGTCCTGCGCTCGCGGCGCGCCGGCGACATCGTCGCTCCCCCGGGCGGCTTCCAGCGGCGGGTTCTGGCACCGGTCATGAGCCGAGTCTCGCCGCTCGTCACGACCCAGGTCCTCAGCCGCCCCGCCCGCGAGGGGGTCGACGAGGAGGAGCTCGAGCGGCTCGAGGCGGACTCCGGGGACGGCCCGGCGATCCTCTCGGTGCGCCCCGCCCCTGGCTCGCCCGTACCGAGCCGGCTCGAGCGCGACGTCGAGGTCGTGCGCGGAGGGTTCGCGGCCGGTCGTGACGCGGTTCACGCTACTTTCGGTTGATGGAGAGGCATGCCGAGGACGCTGGCGGTCCGGATCGGATCGTCGAGGGTCCGATCGAGTCGATGGTCGAGTGGGAGCGTCCCGATCCACCCGCACCCGGTGAGATCGAGACCGAGGAGCTCTCGAAGAAGGGCTACGAGAAGAAGCTCGCCGACCTCCAGCTCGAGCTCGTCCGCCTCCAGGGCTGGGTCGAGAAGACGGGCAAGCGGATCGCCGTCGTCTTCGAAGGCCGAGACACCGCCGGCAAGGGCGGGACGATCAAGCGGATCACCGAGAAGACGAACCCGCGGACGGTCAAGACCGTCGCTCTCGGCACCCCGACCGAACGCGAGAAGACGGAGTGGTACTTCCAGCGTTACGTGGCGCACCTCCCCGCCGCCGGCGAGATGGTCCTGTTCGATCGCTCCTGGTACAACCGCGCCGGCGTCGAGCGGGTCATGGGCTTCTGCACCGAGGCCGAGTACCAGGAGTTCCTGCGCTCGGCCCCGCGCTTCGAGCGGATCCTCCTGAACTCGGGACTCATCCTGATCAAGTACTGGCTCTCGATCTCCGACGACGAGCAGGAGAAGCGCTTCCACAAGCGGATGAAGGACCCGATGAAGCAGTGGAAGCTGAGCCCGATGGACCTCGAGGCCAGGGCGCGCTGGGTCGACTACGCCGAGGCGAAAGACGTCATGTTCGCCCACACGGACACGAAGGAATGCCCGTGGTACGTGGTCGAGGCCGACGACAAGAAGACGCTTCGCCTGAACCTGATCAGCCACCTGCTGAGCCTGATCCCCTACCACGACGTCGGCGAGAAGGACCTCGAGCTGCCACCCCGTCAGGAGCGCGACTACGAGCGCCCGCCGCAGAGCTGGCAGACGGTCGTCCCGGAGCGATATCGAGTCGACTGAGCCGGCGGCTCTCAAAGGGGGAAACGCGTT from the Thermoleophilia bacterium SCSIO 60948 genome contains:
- a CDS encoding GGDEF domain-containing protein, with the protein product MAPSTATAPRSGSVRPAQGFAAIASRVLEVLEQQLPGSLFYVSQFDRETDELRYVDARGGEAIGIAAGESITLSESFCVRMADGGAPNLANRTQEDSPYAELEIASIVGSYLGVALRSDDGPAIGSLCAVADERDAFSESDLELISLLGRLLERELEREAVLQGPVLVETALREAASTDALTGVGNRRRLEVALAHELGEVATDRRRTATLMLIDLDRLKPINDTYGHRAGDAVLRAFGQALHRTARETDVVARIGGDEFAALLRGASVDTPCVDFAARLEESLREAGPEGGPIEFSWGCSSLRDHTLPAGVLDEADARMYEHKRSRRRAGARD
- a CDS encoding AAA family ATPase, which translates into the protein MARMASAGFIGRAEELGELDAGLDAAERGEAGVTVLAGDSGVGKTRLIGEVERRAAERGFRVLEGECVDLGSDQLPYAPLAAALRPLVRSADPVLGELPDSARAELAAIAPGLAGGTRPGPGDGQAAQLRLFEAVLTLLSRIGEQQPVLLVIEDTHWADRSTRGFAVFLSRALRDERVHAILSLRSDELGRRHPLRPALAQIERAQLTRRIDLRPFDREELAAQVVAIGGAEPRPHVLDALFARSEGNALFAEELIASGAEAGGPLPSTLRDAMLLRFESLSPRARAAIDMLAIAGSADDELLALATGIDVEVLRDGLREGLEANVLTRDSENRIGFRHALLREVVLDELLPGERSESHLALARALEATEPGDVASCTSIAHHFHAAGAQREAFTSSLEAARLAEEVAAFGEAGSLYERALSLWPRIDDAESLAGADLAELELRAHRSFYGAGEDSRSLPLLRQAIDRLDPETDRMRLAIALGELAYTLWARGHAEESRANLDRALDLAGPEPGPVRARLLSYRLRQHLLQGRLRHAIEIGDEALRTAEASGENSLRPFILARLGSALFAVGRFNEGRAAFEEAQELGAADPLLEGVAAAYANYADSLMLAGRTREAVEVIEAGHTALAHASRGFRWIGIVRSEMLFGAGRWDEAEAALPKTYGTDGVAWLLRRAEMALGRGDEPRAAEALAEARERLADALEPQYLATQVILSVDLEVHRRDHAAARALIEEGLDRIEYCSEDIARLGQVAAAGVSVEAGAARHARDVGDADAERRAREGADRFMARVEAAADDAVSPLEAAVAAHARADHARAHARADEAELRRLAAERWRDLERPYEEATTLWKAAEAALDRGERGAAARDASRALEIARGLGSRWLVDETEGLIARGRLSAPAEAANGSAAPDERPFGLTAREAQVLERVARGETNREIASELYMAEKTASVHVSRILSKLGVRSRTEAAAVAHRQGLTG
- a CDS encoding MFS transporter, with protein sequence MEAAKGKQALDGPTRLALMAMALVVFVIANDFTALSVALPEIERDLGSNISSVQWVINAYALVFGVLIVTGGRLADMLGRRRMLFVGCALFAGGSIVAGAAPSVSVLIAARAVMAVGGALIWPATVGLTFSILPAAMAGLAGGLILGVSGIGNAFGPILGGFLTDTLSWRWVLFLNVPIAAAAVLVTRATVKPEPPSDRGERLDLAGVATLSLALVALMLALDESDDLGWGSPAVIALLATFVVALPAFVWLQRRGGERALVPPAVFANRRFAFACVATLLASGAFFSIVLYAPQFMQKVLGFSPLDSGLGFLPLMLCFAGGSFAGGPLYQRLGARPLLLGGSAMIPVGCFLVSLVDAGSEYLALVPGMVVFGIGAGFFYSTLTTAAVTTLDPSRSSLAGGIMFMFQLVGGSLGIGLTTAVFTASSAAAGGSAVDAFATGMSDGLRVSAAIACVAIAAVWVVIRPGPAGARDEGLRPAG
- the ppk2 gene encoding polyphosphate kinase 2, whose translation is MERHAEDAGGPDRIVEGPIESMVEWERPDPPAPGEIETEELSKKGYEKKLADLQLELVRLQGWVEKTGKRIAVVFEGRDTAGKGGTIKRITEKTNPRTVKTVALGTPTEREKTEWYFQRYVAHLPAAGEMVLFDRSWYNRAGVERVMGFCTEAEYQEFLRSAPRFERILLNSGLILIKYWLSISDDEQEKRFHKRMKDPMKQWKLSPMDLEARARWVDYAEAKDVMFAHTDTKECPWYVVEADDKKTLRLNLISHLLSLIPYHDVGEKDLELPPRQERDYERPPQSWQTVVPERYRVD